The Zingiber officinale cultivar Zhangliang chromosome 10A, Zo_v1.1, whole genome shotgun sequence genome contains a region encoding:
- the LOC122026990 gene encoding pentatricopeptide repeat-containing protein At3g16610-like, which translates to MYISCGEIESACLAFDELLQPSVFLWNAMIRAYAWNGPFGRAVELYQRMLDTGIEPNKFTFPFVLKACLALEALADGILIHEHAKKAGLELDVFVSTALLDMYLKCGCLEDAHEVFCRMPQKDVVAWNALVSGYALNGRYQGAHVIIGARNMEAANVVKENIQQSIPSAKVDVSELELSSQKSARAFADRFIERNLPLNVLINNAGVMNCPYKLSEDGIEMQFATNHLGHFLLTNLLLEKMKNIAKESRIEGRIMNLSSVAHIGI; encoded by the exons ATGTACATATCATGCGGCGAGATTGAGTCTGCCTGTCTCGCGTTCGACGAGTTACTGCAACCAAGTGTCTTCCTGTGGAACGCCATGATCAGGGCTTACGCTTGGAATGGGCCCTTTGGTCGTGCCGTTGAGCTATACCAGAGAATGCTCGATACAGGAATCGAGCCGAACAAGTTCACATTTCCGTTTGTCTTGAAGGCTTGTTTAGCTCTGGAGGCGCTTGCGGATGGAATTCTGATACACGAGCACGCCAAGAAGGCAGGGCTGGAACTGGATGTGTTTGTGTCTACTGCTTTGCTCGACATGTATTTGAAATGTGGCTGCTTAGAGGATGCACACGAGGTGTTTTGCAGAATGCCCCAAAAAGATGTTGTTGCATGGAACGCTTTGGTCTCTGGTTACGCACTGAATGGGAGGTACCAAGGAGCACATGTCATCATTGGAGCAAGGAACATGGAAGCTGCCAATGTGGTAAAGGAGAATATCCAACAGAGTATTCCATCTGCCAAAGTTGATGTCTCAGAGCTTGAACTTAGCTCACAAAAGTCTGCCCGAGCCTTCGCAGACAGATTCATTGAAAGGAACCTACCCCTCAACGTCTTGAT AAACAATGCTGGCGTGATGAACTGTCCTTATAAACTCTCAGAAGATGGTATAGAGATGCAATTTGCTACAAATCATCTGG GTCACTTTTTGTTGACAAATCTTCTACttgagaaaatgaaaaatatagcAAAGGAGTCAAGAATCGAAGGGCGTATTATGAATCTATCATCTGTAGCTCACATTGGGATTTGA